In Methanosphaera sp., a genomic segment contains:
- a CDS encoding LemA family protein, translated as MIGIIILVVIIIIIALYVVSLYNGLVDMKNRVKNAWAQVDVQLQRRNDLIPNVVSTVKGYAEHEKSTFDAVTQARANMTNANGVAEIAQADGEITGALKSLFAIAEAYPELKANTNFNNLQDELAETEDKIAYARQFYNDTVLKYNNKCQQFPSSIIAGMFNFKEAESFEARDEVKSVPKVEF; from the coding sequence ATGATAGGAATTATAATTCTTGTTGTTATAATTATTATTATTGCATTATATGTTGTAAGTCTTTATAATGGTCTTGTTGACATGAAAAACAGGGTTAAAAATGCATGGGCACAAGTTGATGTTCAGCTTCAAAGACGTAATGATCTTATTCCTAATGTAGTATCTACAGTAAAAGGTTATGCAGAACATGAAAAATCAACATTTGATGCTGTAACTCAGGCAAGAGCAAATATGACAAATGCAAATGGTGTAGCTGAAATTGCACAGGCAGATGGTGAAATTACAGGAGCTCTTAAATCACTCTTTGCTATTGCTGAAGCTTATCCTGAACTTAAAGCAAACACTAACTTCAATAATTTACAAGATGAACTTGCAGAAACAGAAGATAAAATTGCATATGCAAGACAATTCTATAACGACACAGTACTAAAATATAACAATAAATGTCAACAATTCCCAAGTAGCATAATAGCTGGTATGTTTAACTTCAAAGAAGCAGAAAGCTTTGAAGCAAGAGATGAAGTTAAATCTGTACCAAAAGTGGAATTTTAG